From the genome of Calditrichota bacterium:
TCTGTGTCAGGTGAAGACACCTGACACCACCCCAAGTCCAATGTTCAGAGTTCAAAATGCTACTCACCGACCGCGAGCAGGCGTTGGTCGAGCGGCTGGCAAGCCGGATCGTCGAACTTCGAATGGCGACGCCGGCGATACTGTTCCTCGAGTCGGTGCGACCGCTCAACTACGTCGGCAGTCAGGTGATGGTCTTCTTCGCGCCGGTAGTGCGCGGCTTCTTTGGAATGCCGGAGTGGGACGAGTTTCGGCGCATTCTGGAGCACCGCGAGTCGATAGGCTACCTTGTCGATTTGATCGAAGCGAAGGAGAACCTGATTCTCGAGGAAGAGGCAAAGTCTCGCGCTGAGCGAAAGCGCGCCAAAGCGGAGGCAAAGGCGAAAGCGGCCGGGCCTCAGGACTAAGCCGCTGCACTCGAGGTGCAAGTTTCGCTTCCGCCCGTTATCCCCCCTCGCCCGGTTGGAATAACCTATCGCTAATCCTATATTAGGTTGCCTTCGCGTCACATCCCGACTCGTCAGATCATAAATCCTGCCAGGAACGTCCCGTGCGACTCGACAAGATCATCCAGACGATTATGCCCCATGACGAGCATTTCTATGCTCTCTTCAACGACGCCGCCCGCAATATTCAGGCTGCCTCGGCGCTGCTGACGCAACTGCCGGCGGCATCGCCCGAAGCCCGGGTGACAATCGTTCAGCAGATCAACGACTTAGAACATGCAGGCGACAGTGTTACGCACACCATATTCAATGAACTGAGCCGCACCTTCGTAACGCCGTTCGACCCCGAAGACATTCACCTGTTGGCATCCGCGCTCGATGACATCCTCGATAACATCGACGGCGCTTCCCGAAGATTCGCTCTCTACAAGATCGGCGTCTGTCCGTCGGGGGTAGGTGAATTGGCTGGGACGCTCGATCAAGCGGCTCGTGAGTTAGCCCAGGGAATCGCTTTACTCAAGGGCTTCAAGCAACCCGACCGGCTGCGGGAGATCATCCGCAAGGTGAACGAATACGAAAACGAAGCCGACGTCATCTTTGCGCGGTCGGTAGCGGATCTGTTTGAAAATGAGATGGATCCTATCGCGGTTATCAAGATGAAGGAGGTGCTGGTGATGCTCGAGACGGCGACCGACAAGTGTGAGGACGTTGCCGACGTGCTCGATACCATAATGCTTAAGCATGCCTGACCCGGGAGGCGACTCAAGGTGTTGACACTGGTCGTTACGATCATTTTGATCGCGCTGATCTTCGACTTTCTGAACGGGTTTCACGATTCGGCCAATTCGATCGCGACGATCGTCTCGACGCGGGTGCTGACGCCTCGGGTGGCGGTGATATGGGCGGCGTTCTTCAATCTGGTGGCGGCGTTTCTCTTCGATGTCCACGTCGCCAAAACGGTCGGCAAAGGTATGGTGGCGCTCGATGCGGTCGATGAGTGGGTGATCATGGCCGGGCTGGTCGGCGCGATCACTTGGAATCTCCTGACCTGGTATTACGGCATACCGTCGTCGTCGTCGCATGCCTTGATGGGAGGTTATGCCGGAGCCGCGGTGATGAAGGCGGGGTTTGGGGCAATCGTTGCTTCAGGCTGGATAAAGACGCTCACCTTTATCGTCATTGCGCCGGTGTTGGGGATGACCATCGGATTCATCCTGATGGTGAGCGTGATCTGGATCTTTCGCCACCGCAATGCAACGACCGTCAACAAGGGTTTTCGAAGTTTCCAACTGGTCTCGGCTGCGGCTTACAGCCTTGGTCACGGCACCAATGACGCTCAAAAGACGATGGGGATCATCACCGGATTACTCGTTACGGCAGGCATTCTGGACACCTTCGACGTTCCCTATTGGGTAATCCTGATCTCGCACTTTGCCATCGCATTGGGGACGCTCTTCGGCGGCTGGCGGATCGTGAAGACGATGGGGCAGAGGATCACCAAACTGAAGCCATCGATGGGGTTCTGCGCCGAAACAGCCGGTGCGGTGACGTTGCTTATCACAGCATTCGGGGGGATTGCGGTGAGCACGACGCACACGATCAGCGGGGCGATCATGGGAGTGGGGGCGACGAAACGGGCGTCGGCGGTGCGGTGGGGGCTGGCCGGGAACATCGTAATCGCCTGGATCCTGACGATCCCGGCATCGGCCGCGGTGGGTGCGGTTACCTATGCCCTGGTGAACGGGATTCACCAACTTATTGGACAGTAACGGCCGGTGAGGGTGGGGATACCCCCCCTACACCGCCTTCAACTTATAGACCAGCGCGATGATCTCTGCGACCGCCTGATAGAGGTCGTAAGGGATCTCCATCCCAATCTCCGTCGTCCGGTAGAGCGCCCGCGCAAGTTCCGGCTCCTCGATGATCGGCACCCCGTGCTCCCGGGCGATCTCCTTTATCCTTAATGCCATCTTCCGCTTCCCCTTGGCGACCACCTGAGGCGCGTGCATCGTCAGCGGATCATACTTGAGCGCGACTGCCACATGCACCGGGTTCGTAACGACCACGTCGGCTTTCGGGATATTGCGGATCATCCGGTTGAGCGACGCCTTGAGTTGCAACTGCCGGATGCGCCCCTTAATATGCGGATCGCCCTCGGACTGCCGGTGCTCATCCTTCACCTCCTGCTTGCTCATCCTAAGGTCCCGCTTCTGCTTCCAGTTCTGATAGAGCAAGTCGAGCACCGCTATCACCACAAACGCGATCATCAACCGGAACGCCAACTTGAGCGTGAGCGCCGCTATTGCCGCCACCAGGAGCGGCGTTTCCTGATCCATCAGTTGCACCAGTCCGAGCATCTCCGCCCGCACGGTCAGATAGCCCACCAGCCCAACGATGCCGACTTTCAGGATGCCCTTGGCAA
Proteins encoded in this window:
- a CDS encoding DUF47 domain-containing protein, whose protein sequence is MRLDKIIQTIMPHDEHFYALFNDAARNIQAASALLTQLPAASPEARVTIVQQINDLEHAGDSVTHTIFNELSRTFVTPFDPEDIHLLASALDDILDNIDGASRRFALYKIGVCPSGVGELAGTLDQAARELAQGIALLKGFKQPDRLREIIRKVNEYENEADVIFARSVADLFENEMDPIAVIKMKEVLVMLETATDKCEDVADVLDTIMLKHA
- a CDS encoding inorganic phosphate transporter, which encodes MLTLVVTIILIALIFDFLNGFHDSANSIATIVSTRVLTPRVAVIWAAFFNLVAAFLFDVHVAKTVGKGMVALDAVDEWVIMAGLVGAITWNLLTWYYGIPSSSSHALMGGYAGAAVMKAGFGAIVASGWIKTLTFIVIAPVLGMTIGFILMVSVIWIFRHRNATTVNKGFRSFQLVSAAAYSLGHGTNDAQKTMGIITGLLVTAGILDTFDVPYWVILISHFAIALGTLFGGWRIVKTMGQRITKLKPSMGFCAETAGAVTLLITAFGGIAVSTTHTISGAIMGVGATKRASAVRWGLAGNIVIAWILTIPASAAVGAVTYALVNGIHQLIGQ
- the flhB gene encoding flagellar biosynthesis protein FlhB, whose protein sequence is DVSTGVVLAAGIIGLMFLGAGMASQIRESLARVLLEIPVVDINSDNLPALFARWSIFFIKLISPFLILVMAAGLLAGFAQTGFLFTVKPLVPKLSRLSPLSNLKNKFSSRALVELAKGILKVGIVGLVGYLTVRAEMLGLVQLMDQETPLLVAAIAALTLKLAFRLMIAFVVIAVLDLLYQNWKQKRDLRMSKQEVKDEHRQSEGDPHIKGRIRQLQLKASLNRMIRNIPKADVVVTNPVHVAVALKYDPLTMHAPQVVAKGKRKMALRIKEIAREHGVPIIEEPELARALYRTTEIGMEIPYDLYQAVAEIIALVYKLKAV